From Peromyscus maniculatus bairdii isolate BWxNUB_F1_BW_parent chromosome 19, HU_Pman_BW_mat_3.1, whole genome shotgun sequence, the proteins below share one genomic window:
- the Brd8 gene encoding bromodomain-containing protein 8 isoform X5 — protein sequence MRSGDQNWVSVSRAIKPFAEPGRPPDWFSQKHCASQYSELLETTETPKRKRGEKGEVVETVEDVIVRKLTAERVEELKKVIKETQERYRRLKRDAELIQAGHMDSRLDELCNDIAMKKKLEEEEAEVKRKATDAAYQARQAVKTPPRRLPTVMVRSPIDSASPGGDYPLGDLTPTTMEEATSGVTPGTLPSTPVTSFPGIPDTLPPGSAPLEAPMTPVTDDSPQKKMLGQKATPPPSPLLSELLKKGSLLPTSPRLVNESEMSVASGHLNSTGVLLEVGGVLPMIHGGEMQPTTSTVAASPAASGAPTLSRLLEAGPTQFSTPLPSFTAVASEPPVKLGPPPGESVSQATIVMMPALPAPSSAPAVSTPDSVAPVSQPESCVPLEAVGDPHTVTVSMDSSEISMIINSIKEECFRSGVAEAPGGSKAPSIDGKEDLDLAEKMDIAVSYTGEELDFETVGDIIAIIEDKVDDHPEVLDVAAVEAALSFCEENDDPQSLPGPWEHPIQQERDKPVSLPAPEMTVKQERLDFEEPENKGIHELVDIRESGVEIKVEPAEPEPGMSGAEIVAGVGPVSSMEPPELRSQDLDEEPRSSAAGEIGETDGPGGKGDEMPLSTVKTEASPESMLSPSHGSNPIEDPLEAETQHKFEMSDPLKEESGTIFGSQIKDAPGEEEEEDGVSEVASLEEPKEEDQGEGYLSEMDNEPPVSESDDGFSIHNATLQSHTLADSIPSSPASSQFSVCSEDQEAIQAQKIWKKAIMLVWRAAANHRYANVFLQPVTDDIAPGYHSIVQRPMDLSTIKKNIENGLIRSTAEFQRDIMLMFQNAVMYNSSDHDVYHMAVEMQRDVLEQIQQFLATQLIMQTSESGISAKSLRGRDSTRKQDASEKDSVPMGSPAFLLSLFMGCEWVWLDSGHDYRDDSELSNDCRSLFSSWDSSLDLDVGSWRETEAPDTEAEDLEESSPERESSEFLVEDVESEEPQEEAEQGSSQNPLHSLSEGEAQQDSKEEDQGEGDASDVEDQPPLGDYDDGVGIQETPLVDILYNCSNSSQLNDLSQGDPIQDHFLFKKTLLQVWKMIASHRFSSPFLKPVSEKQAPGYKDVVKRPMDLTTLKRNLSKGRIHTMAEFQRDLMLMFQNAVMYNDSDHHIYHMAVEMQREVLEQIQVLSTWLDKRKDLSSLG from the exons gGTATCGGTTAGCAGAGCAATCAAGCCTTTTGCAGAACCTGGCCGGCCTCCAGACTGGTTTTCTCAAAAA caTTGTGCTTCTCAGTATTCAGAGCTCTTAGAGACTACTGAAACTCCAAA ACGGAAACGGGGTGAGAAAGGAGAAGTGGTAGAAACTGTTGAAGATGTTATTGTTCGGAAATTGACTGCTGAGAGAGTTGAGGAACTAAAGAAGGTGataaaggaaacacaggagagatacAG gcGGCTAAAAAGAGATGCAGAACTAATTCAAGCCGGACACATGGACAGCAGGCTGGATGAGCTTTGCAATGACATTGCAAT gaaaaagaaattggaggaggaagaggctgaaGTGAAAAGGAAGGCTACAGATGCTGCCTACCAGG CTCGGCAAGCAGTCAAAACACCTCCTCGAAGGCTGCCCACTGTGATGGTCCGCTCACCTATAGATTCTGCCTCCCCAGGAGGTGATTATCCACTTGGAGACTTGACTCCAACCACTATGGAAGAGGCTACCTCTGGG GTAACCCCTGGGACTTTGCCGAGTACCCCAGTCACCTCGTTTCCTGGGATTCCTGACACCCTTCCTCCAGGCTCTGCACCCTTAGAAGCCCCCATGACCCCAGTAACAGATGATTCACCCCAGAAAAAGATGCTTGGACAGAAAGCAactccacccccctcccctctgctGTCAGAGCTCTTGAAGAAGGGCAGCCTCCTGCCTACTAGCCCCAGACTG GTCAATGAGAGTGAGATGTCTGTGGCTTCTGGCCATCTGAACAGCACAGGTGTGCTCCTGGAGGTAGGCGGGGTTCTTCCCATGATACATGGTGGGGAGATGCAGCCAACAACCAGTACTGTTGCAGCCTCCCCTGCTGCCTCAG GTGCTCCCACTCTTTCCCGGCTTTTAGAAGCTGGCCCTACACAGTTCAgcactcctcttccctccttcactgCTGTTGCCAGTGAGCCTCCAGTTAAACTCGGGCCTCCCCCTGGAGAGTCTGTGTCCCAGGCTACCATTGTCATGATGCCTGCGCTGCCAGCACCGTCCTCTGCTCCGGCTGTCTCCACTCCTGACAGTGTAGCTCCAG TGAGTCAGCCTGAGAGCTGTGTTCCCCTGGAAGCTGTGGGGGATCCACATACTGTGACTGTTTCCATGGATAGCAGTGAAATCTCCATGATCATTAATTCTATCAAAGAAGAGTGTTTCCGGTCAGGAGTAGCAGAGGCGCCTGGTGGATCAAAGGCTCCAAGCATAGATGGGAAGGAAGATTTAGATTTGGCGGAGAAGATGGATATTGCTGTGTCTTACACAGGTGAAGAGTTGGACTTTGAAACAGTTGGAGATATTATTGCCATCATTGAAGACAAG GTTGATGATCACCCTGAAGTGCTGGATGTGGCAGCTGTAGAAGCAGCACTGTCATTCTGTGAAGAAAACGATgaccctcagtccctacctggcCCTTGGGAGCACCCTATCCAGCAGGAGCGGGACAAGCCAGTATCTCTTCCAGCACCAGAGATGACAGTCAAACAAGAGAGGCTCGACTTTGAGGAACCCGAAAACAAAGGAATCCATGAACTGGTAGACATCAGGGAGTCAGGTGTGGAGATTAAGGTGGAACctgcagagccagagccaggcatgtCAGGGGCGGAGATAGTAGCTGGAGTCGGTCCAGTCTCAAGTATGGAGCCACCAGAACTCAGGAGTCAAGACTTAGATGAAGAGCCTAGAAGTTCTGCAGCTGGAGAGATTGGTGAAACAGATGGTCCTGGTGGGAAAGGCGATGAGATGCCACTTTCAACTGTGAAGACAGAG GCATCCCCTGAAAGCATGTTGTCTCCATCACATGGCTCAAATCCTATTGAAGATCCTTTAGAGGCAGAGACTCAACACAAGTTTGAAATGTCAG ACCCATTGAAAGAAGAATCAGGGACTATTTTTGGAAGCCAGATAAAG GATGCTccgggtgaggaggaggaagaagacggAGTCAGTGAGGTAGCTAGCCTAGAAGAGCCTAAGGAAGAGGATCAAGGAGAAGGCTATTTGTCTGAGATGGATAATGAACCCCCTGTGAGCGAAAGTGATGATGGCTTTAGTATCCATAATGCCACACTGCAGTCACACACGCTGGCAGACTCTATCCCAAGCAGCCCTGCCTCCTCACAGTT CTCTGTGTGCAGTGAAGATCAAGAAGCAATTCAGGCTCAGAAAATATGGAAGAAAGCCATTATGCTTGTGTGGAGGGCTGCAGCAAATCACAG GTATGCCAATGTGTTCCTGCAACCTGTCACAGATGACATAGCACCGGGCTATCATAGCATCGTGCAGAG accTATGGATTTGtcaacaattaagaaaaacattgaaaatggACTGATCCGCAGCACAGCCGAGTTTCAGCGTGACATCATGCTGATGTTTCAGAATGCTGTTATGTATAACAGCTCAGACCATGATGTGTATCACATGGCAGTAGAGATGCAAAGAGATGTCCTGGAACAGATCCAG CAATTCTTGGCCACACAGTTGATTATGCAAACATCTGAGTCTGGAATCAGTGCTAAAAGTCTTCGGGGGAGAGATTCTACCCGAAAACAAGATGCTTCAGAGAAG GACAGTGTCCCCATGggctctcctgccttccttctctctctcttt ATGGGGTGTGAGTGGGTTTGGTTGGATTCTGGACATGACTATCGTGATGACTCTGAGCTGAGCAATGACTGCAGGTCCCTCTTCAGCTCCTGGGACTCCAGTCTGGACCTTGATGTGGGCAgctggagggaaactgaggctccagaTACGGAGGCTGAAGACCTAGAGGAAAGCAGCCCCGAGAGAGAATCGAGTGAGTTTCTTGTGGAAGATGTGGAGAGTGAAGAACCTCAGGAGGAGGCCGAGCAAGGCAGCAGCCAGAATCCCCTCCACTCCCTCTCCGAG GGGGAGGCTCAGCAAGACTCCAAAGAGGAGGACCAGGGTGAAGGGGATGCTTCAGATGTGGAAGACCAGCCCCCTTTAGGTGACTATGATGATGGCGTGGGCATTCAGGAAACTCCCCTGGTGGATATCCTTTACAACTGTTCCAACTCCTCACAACT GAATGACCTAAGCCAAGGTGATCCTATTCAGGATCATTTCCTATTTAAGAAGACTCTTTTGCAAGTCTGGAAGATGATTGCCAGTCACAG GTTCAGCAGTCCATTTCTGAAACCTGTGTCAGAAAAGCAGGCCCCGGGATACAAGGATGTGGTGAAAAG ACCCATGGACTTAACAACCCTGAAAAGGAACCTGTCTAAGGGACGCATTCACACCATGGCTGAATTCCAGCGGGATCTGATGCTGATGTTCCAGAACGCTGTGATGTACAATGACTCTGACCACCACATATACCACATGGCTGTGGAGATGCAGCGCGAAGTCTTGGAGCAGATCCAG GTGCTGAGTACTTGGTTAGACAAAAGGAAGGACTTGAGTAGTCTGGGGTGA
- the Brd8 gene encoding bromodomain-containing protein 8 isoform X4, translating to MRSGDQNWVSVSRAIKPFAEPGRPPDWFSQKHCASQYSELLETTETPKRKRGEKGEVVETVEDVIVRKLTAERVEELKKVIKETQERYRRLKRDAELIQAGHMDSRLDELCNDIAISFFRKKKLEEEEAEVKRKATDAAYQARQAVKTPPRRLPTVMVRSPIDSASPGGDYPLGDLTPTTMEEATSGVTPGTLPSTPVTSFPGIPDTLPPGSAPLEAPMTPVTDDSPQKKMLGQKATPPPSPLLSELLKKGSLLPTSPRLVNESEMSVASGHLNSTGVLLEVGGVLPMIHGGEMQPTTSTVAASPAASGAPTLSRLLEAGPTQFSTPLPSFTAVASEPPVKLGPPPGESVSQATIVMMPALPAPSSAPAVSTPDSVAPVSQPESCVPLEAVGDPHTVTVSMDSSEISMIINSIKEECFRSGVAEAPGGSKAPSIDGKEDLDLAEKMDIAVSYTGEELDFETVGDIIAIIEDKVDDHPEVLDVAAVEAALSFCEENDDPQSLPGPWEHPIQQERDKPVSLPAPEMTVKQERLDFEEPENKGIHELVDIRESGVEIKVEPAEPEPGMSGAEIVAGVGPVSSMEPPELRSQDLDEEPRSSAAGEIGETDGPGGKGDEMPLSTVKTEASPESMLSPSHGSNPIEDPLEAETQHKFEMSDPLKEESGTIFGSQIKDAPGEEEEEDGVSEVASLEEPKEEDQGEGYLSEMDNEPPVSESDDGFSIHNATLQSHTLADSIPSSPASSQFSVCSEDQEAIQAQKIWKKAIMLVWRAAANHRYANVFLQPVTDDIAPGYHSIVQRPMDLSTIKKNIENGLIRSTAEFQRDIMLMFQNAVMYNSSDHDVYHMAVEMQRDVLEQIQQFLATQLIMQTSESGISAKSLRGRDSTRKQDASEKDSVPMGSPAFLLSLFMGCEWVWLDSGHDYRDDSELSNDCRSLFSSWDSSLDLDVGSWRETEAPDTEAEDLEESSPERESSEFLVEDVESEEPQEEAEQGSSQNPLHSLSEGEAQQDSKEEDQGEGDASDVEDQPPLGDYDDGVGIQETPLVDILYNCSNSSQLNDLSQGDPIQDHFLFKKTLLQVWKMIASHRFSSPFLKPVSEKQAPGYKDVVKRPMDLTTLKRNLSKGRIHTMAEFQRDLMLMFQNAVMYNDSDHHIYHMAVEMQREVLEQIQVLSTWLDKRKDLSSLG from the exons gGTATCGGTTAGCAGAGCAATCAAGCCTTTTGCAGAACCTGGCCGGCCTCCAGACTGGTTTTCTCAAAAA caTTGTGCTTCTCAGTATTCAGAGCTCTTAGAGACTACTGAAACTCCAAA ACGGAAACGGGGTGAGAAAGGAGAAGTGGTAGAAACTGTTGAAGATGTTATTGTTCGGAAATTGACTGCTGAGAGAGTTGAGGAACTAAAGAAGGTGataaaggaaacacaggagagatacAG gcGGCTAAAAAGAGATGCAGAACTAATTCAAGCCGGACACATGGACAGCAGGCTGGATGAGCTTTGCAATGACATTGCAAT TTCCTTctttaggaaaaagaaattggaggaggaagaggctgaaGTGAAAAGGAAGGCTACAGATGCTGCCTACCAGG CTCGGCAAGCAGTCAAAACACCTCCTCGAAGGCTGCCCACTGTGATGGTCCGCTCACCTATAGATTCTGCCTCCCCAGGAGGTGATTATCCACTTGGAGACTTGACTCCAACCACTATGGAAGAGGCTACCTCTGGG GTAACCCCTGGGACTTTGCCGAGTACCCCAGTCACCTCGTTTCCTGGGATTCCTGACACCCTTCCTCCAGGCTCTGCACCCTTAGAAGCCCCCATGACCCCAGTAACAGATGATTCACCCCAGAAAAAGATGCTTGGACAGAAAGCAactccacccccctcccctctgctGTCAGAGCTCTTGAAGAAGGGCAGCCTCCTGCCTACTAGCCCCAGACTG GTCAATGAGAGTGAGATGTCTGTGGCTTCTGGCCATCTGAACAGCACAGGTGTGCTCCTGGAGGTAGGCGGGGTTCTTCCCATGATACATGGTGGGGAGATGCAGCCAACAACCAGTACTGTTGCAGCCTCCCCTGCTGCCTCAG GTGCTCCCACTCTTTCCCGGCTTTTAGAAGCTGGCCCTACACAGTTCAgcactcctcttccctccttcactgCTGTTGCCAGTGAGCCTCCAGTTAAACTCGGGCCTCCCCCTGGAGAGTCTGTGTCCCAGGCTACCATTGTCATGATGCCTGCGCTGCCAGCACCGTCCTCTGCTCCGGCTGTCTCCACTCCTGACAGTGTAGCTCCAG TGAGTCAGCCTGAGAGCTGTGTTCCCCTGGAAGCTGTGGGGGATCCACATACTGTGACTGTTTCCATGGATAGCAGTGAAATCTCCATGATCATTAATTCTATCAAAGAAGAGTGTTTCCGGTCAGGAGTAGCAGAGGCGCCTGGTGGATCAAAGGCTCCAAGCATAGATGGGAAGGAAGATTTAGATTTGGCGGAGAAGATGGATATTGCTGTGTCTTACACAGGTGAAGAGTTGGACTTTGAAACAGTTGGAGATATTATTGCCATCATTGAAGACAAG GTTGATGATCACCCTGAAGTGCTGGATGTGGCAGCTGTAGAAGCAGCACTGTCATTCTGTGAAGAAAACGATgaccctcagtccctacctggcCCTTGGGAGCACCCTATCCAGCAGGAGCGGGACAAGCCAGTATCTCTTCCAGCACCAGAGATGACAGTCAAACAAGAGAGGCTCGACTTTGAGGAACCCGAAAACAAAGGAATCCATGAACTGGTAGACATCAGGGAGTCAGGTGTGGAGATTAAGGTGGAACctgcagagccagagccaggcatgtCAGGGGCGGAGATAGTAGCTGGAGTCGGTCCAGTCTCAAGTATGGAGCCACCAGAACTCAGGAGTCAAGACTTAGATGAAGAGCCTAGAAGTTCTGCAGCTGGAGAGATTGGTGAAACAGATGGTCCTGGTGGGAAAGGCGATGAGATGCCACTTTCAACTGTGAAGACAGAG GCATCCCCTGAAAGCATGTTGTCTCCATCACATGGCTCAAATCCTATTGAAGATCCTTTAGAGGCAGAGACTCAACACAAGTTTGAAATGTCAG ACCCATTGAAAGAAGAATCAGGGACTATTTTTGGAAGCCAGATAAAG GATGCTccgggtgaggaggaggaagaagacggAGTCAGTGAGGTAGCTAGCCTAGAAGAGCCTAAGGAAGAGGATCAAGGAGAAGGCTATTTGTCTGAGATGGATAATGAACCCCCTGTGAGCGAAAGTGATGATGGCTTTAGTATCCATAATGCCACACTGCAGTCACACACGCTGGCAGACTCTATCCCAAGCAGCCCTGCCTCCTCACAGTT CTCTGTGTGCAGTGAAGATCAAGAAGCAATTCAGGCTCAGAAAATATGGAAGAAAGCCATTATGCTTGTGTGGAGGGCTGCAGCAAATCACAG GTATGCCAATGTGTTCCTGCAACCTGTCACAGATGACATAGCACCGGGCTATCATAGCATCGTGCAGAG accTATGGATTTGtcaacaattaagaaaaacattgaaaatggACTGATCCGCAGCACAGCCGAGTTTCAGCGTGACATCATGCTGATGTTTCAGAATGCTGTTATGTATAACAGCTCAGACCATGATGTGTATCACATGGCAGTAGAGATGCAAAGAGATGTCCTGGAACAGATCCAG CAATTCTTGGCCACACAGTTGATTATGCAAACATCTGAGTCTGGAATCAGTGCTAAAAGTCTTCGGGGGAGAGATTCTACCCGAAAACAAGATGCTTCAGAGAAG GACAGTGTCCCCATGggctctcctgccttccttctctctctcttt ATGGGGTGTGAGTGGGTTTGGTTGGATTCTGGACATGACTATCGTGATGACTCTGAGCTGAGCAATGACTGCAGGTCCCTCTTCAGCTCCTGGGACTCCAGTCTGGACCTTGATGTGGGCAgctggagggaaactgaggctccagaTACGGAGGCTGAAGACCTAGAGGAAAGCAGCCCCGAGAGAGAATCGAGTGAGTTTCTTGTGGAAGATGTGGAGAGTGAAGAACCTCAGGAGGAGGCCGAGCAAGGCAGCAGCCAGAATCCCCTCCACTCCCTCTCCGAG GGGGAGGCTCAGCAAGACTCCAAAGAGGAGGACCAGGGTGAAGGGGATGCTTCAGATGTGGAAGACCAGCCCCCTTTAGGTGACTATGATGATGGCGTGGGCATTCAGGAAACTCCCCTGGTGGATATCCTTTACAACTGTTCCAACTCCTCACAACT GAATGACCTAAGCCAAGGTGATCCTATTCAGGATCATTTCCTATTTAAGAAGACTCTTTTGCAAGTCTGGAAGATGATTGCCAGTCACAG GTTCAGCAGTCCATTTCTGAAACCTGTGTCAGAAAAGCAGGCCCCGGGATACAAGGATGTGGTGAAAAG ACCCATGGACTTAACAACCCTGAAAAGGAACCTGTCTAAGGGACGCATTCACACCATGGCTGAATTCCAGCGGGATCTGATGCTGATGTTCCAGAACGCTGTGATGTACAATGACTCTGACCACCACATATACCACATGGCTGTGGAGATGCAGCGCGAAGTCTTGGAGCAGATCCAG GTGCTGAGTACTTGGTTAGACAAAAGGAAGGACTTGAGTAGTCTGGGGTGA
- the Brd8 gene encoding bromodomain-containing protein 8 isoform X8 gives MATGTGKHKLLSTGPTEPWSIREKLCLASSVMRSGDQNWVSVSRAIKPFAEPGRPPDWFSQKHCASQYSELLETTETPKRKRGEKGEVVETVEDVIVRKLTAERVEELKKVIKETQERYRRLKRDAELIQAGHMDSRLDELCNDIAISFFRKKKLEEEEAEVKRKATDAAYQARQAVKTPPRRLPTVMVRSPIDSASPGGDYPLGDLTPTTMEEATSGVTPGTLPSTPVTSFPGIPDTLPPGSAPLEAPMTPVTDDSPQKKMLGQKATPPPSPLLSELLKKGSLLPTSPRLVNESEMSVASGHLNSTGVLLEVGGVLPMIHGGEMQPTTSTVAASPAASVSQPESCVPLEAVGDPHTVTVSMDSSEISMIINSIKEECFRSGVAEAPGGSKAPSIDGKEDLDLAEKMDIAVSYTGEELDFETVGDIIAIIEDKVDDHPEVLDVAAVEAALSFCEENDDPQSLPGPWEHPIQQERDKPVSLPAPEMTVKQERLDFEEPENKGIHELVDIRESGVEIKVEPAEPEPGMSGAEIVAGVGPVSSMEPPELRSQDLDEEPRSSAAGEIGETDGPGGKGDEMPLSTVKTEASPESMLSPSHGSNPIEDPLEAETQHKFEMSDPLKEESGTIFGSQIKDAPGEEEEEDGVSEVASLEEPKEEDQGEGYLSEMDNEPPVSESDDGFSIHNATLQSHTLADSIPSSPASSQFSVCSEDQEAIQAQKIWKKAIMLVWRAAANHRYANVFLQPVTDDIAPGYHSIVQRPMDLSTIKKNIENGLIRSTAEFQRDIMLMFQNAVMYNSSDHDVYHMAVEMQRDVLEQIQQFLATQLIMQTSESGISAKSLRGRDSTRKQDASEKDSVPMGSPAFLLSLFMGCEWVWLDSGHDYRDDSELSNDCRSLFSSWDSSLDLDVGSWRETEAPDTEAEDLEESSPERESSEFLVEDVESEEPQEEAEQGSSQNPLHSLSEGEAQQDSKEEDQGEGDASDVEDQPPLGDYDDGVGIQETPLVDILYNCSNSSQLNDLSQGDPIQDHFLFKKTLLQVWKMIASHRFSSPFLKPVSEKQAPGYKDVVKRPMDLTTLKRNLSKGRIHTMAEFQRDLMLMFQNAVMYNDSDHHIYHMAVEMQREVLEQIQVLSTWLDKRKDLSSLG, from the exons gGTATCGGTTAGCAGAGCAATCAAGCCTTTTGCAGAACCTGGCCGGCCTCCAGACTGGTTTTCTCAAAAA caTTGTGCTTCTCAGTATTCAGAGCTCTTAGAGACTACTGAAACTCCAAA ACGGAAACGGGGTGAGAAAGGAGAAGTGGTAGAAACTGTTGAAGATGTTATTGTTCGGAAATTGACTGCTGAGAGAGTTGAGGAACTAAAGAAGGTGataaaggaaacacaggagagatacAG gcGGCTAAAAAGAGATGCAGAACTAATTCAAGCCGGACACATGGACAGCAGGCTGGATGAGCTTTGCAATGACATTGCAAT TTCCTTctttaggaaaaagaaattggaggaggaagaggctgaaGTGAAAAGGAAGGCTACAGATGCTGCCTACCAGG CTCGGCAAGCAGTCAAAACACCTCCTCGAAGGCTGCCCACTGTGATGGTCCGCTCACCTATAGATTCTGCCTCCCCAGGAGGTGATTATCCACTTGGAGACTTGACTCCAACCACTATGGAAGAGGCTACCTCTGGG GTAACCCCTGGGACTTTGCCGAGTACCCCAGTCACCTCGTTTCCTGGGATTCCTGACACCCTTCCTCCAGGCTCTGCACCCTTAGAAGCCCCCATGACCCCAGTAACAGATGATTCACCCCAGAAAAAGATGCTTGGACAGAAAGCAactccacccccctcccctctgctGTCAGAGCTCTTGAAGAAGGGCAGCCTCCTGCCTACTAGCCCCAGACTG GTCAATGAGAGTGAGATGTCTGTGGCTTCTGGCCATCTGAACAGCACAGGTGTGCTCCTGGAGGTAGGCGGGGTTCTTCCCATGATACATGGTGGGGAGATGCAGCCAACAACCAGTACTGTTGCAGCCTCCCCTGCTGCCTCAG TGAGTCAGCCTGAGAGCTGTGTTCCCCTGGAAGCTGTGGGGGATCCACATACTGTGACTGTTTCCATGGATAGCAGTGAAATCTCCATGATCATTAATTCTATCAAAGAAGAGTGTTTCCGGTCAGGAGTAGCAGAGGCGCCTGGTGGATCAAAGGCTCCAAGCATAGATGGGAAGGAAGATTTAGATTTGGCGGAGAAGATGGATATTGCTGTGTCTTACACAGGTGAAGAGTTGGACTTTGAAACAGTTGGAGATATTATTGCCATCATTGAAGACAAG GTTGATGATCACCCTGAAGTGCTGGATGTGGCAGCTGTAGAAGCAGCACTGTCATTCTGTGAAGAAAACGATgaccctcagtccctacctggcCCTTGGGAGCACCCTATCCAGCAGGAGCGGGACAAGCCAGTATCTCTTCCAGCACCAGAGATGACAGTCAAACAAGAGAGGCTCGACTTTGAGGAACCCGAAAACAAAGGAATCCATGAACTGGTAGACATCAGGGAGTCAGGTGTGGAGATTAAGGTGGAACctgcagagccagagccaggcatgtCAGGGGCGGAGATAGTAGCTGGAGTCGGTCCAGTCTCAAGTATGGAGCCACCAGAACTCAGGAGTCAAGACTTAGATGAAGAGCCTAGAAGTTCTGCAGCTGGAGAGATTGGTGAAACAGATGGTCCTGGTGGGAAAGGCGATGAGATGCCACTTTCAACTGTGAAGACAGAG GCATCCCCTGAAAGCATGTTGTCTCCATCACATGGCTCAAATCCTATTGAAGATCCTTTAGAGGCAGAGACTCAACACAAGTTTGAAATGTCAG ACCCATTGAAAGAAGAATCAGGGACTATTTTTGGAAGCCAGATAAAG GATGCTccgggtgaggaggaggaagaagacggAGTCAGTGAGGTAGCTAGCCTAGAAGAGCCTAAGGAAGAGGATCAAGGAGAAGGCTATTTGTCTGAGATGGATAATGAACCCCCTGTGAGCGAAAGTGATGATGGCTTTAGTATCCATAATGCCACACTGCAGTCACACACGCTGGCAGACTCTATCCCAAGCAGCCCTGCCTCCTCACAGTT CTCTGTGTGCAGTGAAGATCAAGAAGCAATTCAGGCTCAGAAAATATGGAAGAAAGCCATTATGCTTGTGTGGAGGGCTGCAGCAAATCACAG GTATGCCAATGTGTTCCTGCAACCTGTCACAGATGACATAGCACCGGGCTATCATAGCATCGTGCAGAG accTATGGATTTGtcaacaattaagaaaaacattgaaaatggACTGATCCGCAGCACAGCCGAGTTTCAGCGTGACATCATGCTGATGTTTCAGAATGCTGTTATGTATAACAGCTCAGACCATGATGTGTATCACATGGCAGTAGAGATGCAAAGAGATGTCCTGGAACAGATCCAG CAATTCTTGGCCACACAGTTGATTATGCAAACATCTGAGTCTGGAATCAGTGCTAAAAGTCTTCGGGGGAGAGATTCTACCCGAAAACAAGATGCTTCAGAGAAG GACAGTGTCCCCATGggctctcctgccttccttctctctctcttt ATGGGGTGTGAGTGGGTTTGGTTGGATTCTGGACATGACTATCGTGATGACTCTGAGCTGAGCAATGACTGCAGGTCCCTCTTCAGCTCCTGGGACTCCAGTCTGGACCTTGATGTGGGCAgctggagggaaactgaggctccagaTACGGAGGCTGAAGACCTAGAGGAAAGCAGCCCCGAGAGAGAATCGAGTGAGTTTCTTGTGGAAGATGTGGAGAGTGAAGAACCTCAGGAGGAGGCCGAGCAAGGCAGCAGCCAGAATCCCCTCCACTCCCTCTCCGAG GGGGAGGCTCAGCAAGACTCCAAAGAGGAGGACCAGGGTGAAGGGGATGCTTCAGATGTGGAAGACCAGCCCCCTTTAGGTGACTATGATGATGGCGTGGGCATTCAGGAAACTCCCCTGGTGGATATCCTTTACAACTGTTCCAACTCCTCACAACT GAATGACCTAAGCCAAGGTGATCCTATTCAGGATCATTTCCTATTTAAGAAGACTCTTTTGCAAGTCTGGAAGATGATTGCCAGTCACAG GTTCAGCAGTCCATTTCTGAAACCTGTGTCAGAAAAGCAGGCCCCGGGATACAAGGATGTGGTGAAAAG ACCCATGGACTTAACAACCCTGAAAAGGAACCTGTCTAAGGGACGCATTCACACCATGGCTGAATTCCAGCGGGATCTGATGCTGATGTTCCAGAACGCTGTGATGTACAATGACTCTGACCACCACATATACCACATGGCTGTGGAGATGCAGCGCGAAGTCTTGGAGCAGATCCAG GTGCTGAGTACTTGGTTAGACAAAAGGAAGGACTTGAGTAGTCTGGGGTGA